The Xiphophorus couchianus chromosome 18, X_couchianus-1.0, whole genome shotgun sequence DNA window ATTAAAACTTGaagtattttcaaatgtttagaaACTAATTCATTTTactagaaattattattttgttcaaatatttatCTCAGTTTATCAGAAACACCTTACTAATAGGAATAAACTAACGTTGAATGGTAAAATACATTGGCACAGAGTGGTTTGTTCACATTTGTGAAGCagacaacaaaatgaaagacGTTAATTTCCCAGTTTTATTCTCACTTCAACATAACAGCCTCCAAGGTGAGGAAAAAGTTGATCATATTTACAGACTATTTACAAGTATAtgttaaaaccaaataaatgttaacagcaacaacatttaatttacatgGAAAGGCAAAAATTATTTGACCtgcacttttaaatatttcatgtgaGTATTAATGAGTCACTGTGATACAATAAAATGctatttctttttcaattaGACTAAAATATCCTCGCCTGTAAAAATCGGGCATTATTGGGTCTTAAGTGGAGAGAAGGGTCACAAATCCAGCACCATAAAAGCATCCATTattgcaaaaaacacacatcactGAATCTGCTCTGACTGGCTTGTTTTGCCAAAAAGTGCTTCcagaataaagaaagaaaaaacaaaagctacaaTACTTTTTGAGACCTTAATTAGGcaacagaaggaaacaaaaacaagcatgttCCCTGAGGTAAATACGGACATAATGGCACAATCTGTGAAAATGAATATGTCTGCATCCATACTTTTGTGGCTCAGGGCAATGCAAATGTTTCATTGACAGTAGATGTGCATATTCCTCTCTTCTCCCTCAAAGTCCTCTTTTTTCCATACAGCAGTGCTAAAACAAGAACTTTGAGCTTCACAGTCTGTCTCAGGTAAAAATGCCTGAAATCCATCTAGTGGCTCCAGTCACGGTGGAACATCATgggtttttctgaaaaaatagaagaaaaaactgATGTAATTAAAGCCTGTAAAAATGGACGTTCCTTTGTTTGCATGCAGTACCTCTATGGCTGCATAGATCCAGTTGAGCATGTTATCCACGTTGCTGTAGACGCCAGGCCGGTTTTCCCGCGCGCAGCCATCGCCCCAGCTCACCACTCCCACCAGATACCACTGAGAGGCGGAAAGATACACCAAGGGGCCTCCGCTATCGCCCTGCAGTTTGAACCACAACACAGATGgctctgtattaaaaaaatctcagacaTTTGCGAGAACAGAACAGTAATGATGCATCAAGTAGctaaatttatacatttaaatcaggggtctcaaactccagtccttgagggccgcagtcctgcaacatttagatgtgcctctgctgcaccacacctgaatataataattaggtcattagcaaggctgggagaactgatctacacaaggaggaggtaattaagccatttcattccagtggttTGTACCTGAGGTACATCTAAAAgctgtaggtctgcggccctcgaggactggagtttgagactccTGATTTAAATGGACCCCGACTGCAACTCATTACCTGGCAGGAATCCACGCCTCCCTTCAAGTTGCCAGCACAGACCATTCTTTGCGATAGCATGGTGGCATAAATACTGGAACATGTATTTCGATCAATCATCTCAATATTAGCCTTTTGCAGTGTAGTTGAAATTTTCCctgaaaaggtaaaacaaatCTGCTGTAGCATTAGATTACCAAAgcaaaacttcttttttttttcctcccttggTTCATGTAAGAGTCTCACCATTTTCTCTCAGCAGTCCCCAGCCTGAAACAACCACAGGAGCCTTGTCAGGAAGGAGAAGGTCTTTAGGAGGGAGACACACCGGCTTACGTTTATCTGATCATGAAGAAAGTTACAAAGGTGAGTTGAATTAGCTGCTTTTTCAAGCATGTACGATTACCATGACCAGAATGCGTAAGAATCTCTACAGAGaagcagtcaaaaaaaaaaaaagttcatcagcttgttgatttaaatttaaaattacattgcAGTTTAAAACACTGAGCACTAGATGTCAGTAAAATGCTCTTGATAAATGTTCAGTAATTGTGGGATAAATGTACAGAAAGGTCATCTGACCTTTAAGAGATGGATCTGAGCGTGTTaagattttgcatgtttttaggTATACAGTGTTAAATCCTAACCTCCCACTGAGATCGGACTGCTCAGCCTCATCATTGCCAAGTCGTAGTCGCTACTGGCTTCATCGTATTGATCATGGATTATGATCTTGTCCACAGAAGAGCCTCCTAATGTGGTCAAGTATGTCTCTCCTGACATCACTGTCCACCGACTCAGCTCTTTGTTACCGCTGCAGGGGCCCGAGAATAAGgtagggagagagagagagaaagacatgTAGGAGGAAGGGGGtttaatatttccaaaattCACAAGAAATGGCGAACAGTGGTGATTTTACTAACCTAAAGCAGTGGGCGGCAGTGACAATCCAGCGTGATGACACCAGTGAGCCGCCACATCTGTGCCCGCCATTCTGCAGGCTCACTTGCCAGGGATATTCCTCTATATGGGCATCCACGCCACCAACGATGCGCTCCAGATTGCCCCCCACTCCACAATCTGACCAATACAGCAATTTTTATGAGAAACGGGTTTTAATGGCACCACCCACCAGCAAATTTTGTAAATAACTTTTGTCCTGCTCTATAACAGTGCTTAATTTTAGATCATAAGGTTGACAAATTATCACATAATGATCACAAATGTTTGTCTTGTAATACTTAGTATGTGTTTGATAAAGGTGCATATTAAAAGTATGTAATATATAGAGTAACGAGGACGGTTTTATAGTCTGTACAAATGGATAAAATAACAGTGG harbors:
- the tmprss4a gene encoding transmembrane protease serine 4a isoform X1, with amino-acid sequence MGKSQSSIQEPADIDIPLNPRMPTVPQQVVCKKPMTNSTPQTEKALKRRKILIWILIAVVILGILVTAGYFVKKLIESNYYYCTRSAKFIPLAKSCDGNIDCFYGEDEVYCSTEFKANDTFPVRLISAERVLQVFNGKTWVTVCNDDWSTQHTETACKQLGYTNSPTSKNVYVSSLPSPLKTGPFTAVRIGSGSTPVHQATIDRSVCRTGSVVSLTCSDCGVGGNLERIVGGVDAHIEEYPWQVSLQNGGHRCGGSLVSSRWIVTAAHCFSGNKELSRWTVMSGETYLTTLGGSSVDKIIIHDQYDEASSDYDLAMMRLSSPISVGDKRKPVCLPPKDLLLPDKAPVVVSGWGLLRENGKISTTLQKANIEMIDRNTCSSIYATMLSQRMVCAGNLKGGVDSCQGDSGGPLVYLSASQWYLVGVVSWGDGCARENRPGVYSNVDNMLNWIYAAIEKNP
- the tmprss4a gene encoding transmembrane protease serine 4a isoform X3 encodes the protein MPTVPQQVVCKKPMTNSTPQTEKALKRRKILIWILIAVVILGILVTAGYFVKKLIESNYYYCTRSAKFIPLAKSCDGNIDCFYGEDEVYCSTEFKANDTFPVRLISAERVLQVFNGKTWVTVCNDDWSTQHTETACKQLGYTNSPTSKNVYVSSLPSPLKTGPFTAVRIGSGSTPVHQATIDRSVCRTGSVVSLTCSDCGVGGNLERIVGGVDAHIEEYPWQVSLQNGGHRCGGSLVSSRWIVTAAHCFSGNKELSRWTVMSGETYLTTLGGSSVDKIIIHDQYDEASSDYDLAMMRLSSPISVGDKRKPVCLPPKDLLLPDKAPVVVSGWGLLRENGKISTTLQKANIEMIDRNTCSSIYATMLSQRMVCAGNLKGGVDSCQGDSGGPLVYLSASQWYLVGVVSWGDGCARENRPGVYSNVDNMLNWIYAAIEKNP
- the tmprss4a gene encoding transmembrane protease serine 4a isoform X2, which produces MGKSQSSIQEPADIDIPLNPRMPIPQQVVCKKPMTNSTPQTEKALKRRKILIWILIAVVILGILVTAGYFVKKLIESNYYYCTRSAKFIPLAKSCDGNIDCFYGEDEVYCSTEFKANDTFPVRLISAERVLQVFNGKTWVTVCNDDWSTQHTETACKQLGYTNSPTSKNVYVSSLPSPLKTGPFTAVRIGSGSTPVHQATIDRSVCRTGSVVSLTCSDCGVGGNLERIVGGVDAHIEEYPWQVSLQNGGHRCGGSLVSSRWIVTAAHCFSGNKELSRWTVMSGETYLTTLGGSSVDKIIIHDQYDEASSDYDLAMMRLSSPISVGDKRKPVCLPPKDLLLPDKAPVVVSGWGLLRENGKISTTLQKANIEMIDRNTCSSIYATMLSQRMVCAGNLKGGVDSCQGDSGGPLVYLSASQWYLVGVVSWGDGCARENRPGVYSNVDNMLNWIYAAIEKNP